From a region of the Danio aesculapii chromosome 4, fDanAes4.1, whole genome shotgun sequence genome:
- the LOC130222795 gene encoding gastrula zinc finger protein XlCGF49.1-like, whose translation MLTHFIDGCFTCQLCGRRCKNWRAFEHHMKIHTEEKPFSCQQCPKTFAQKDKLKLHLKIHTGEKPFSCQQCPKTFARKDNLNLHMKVHTGEKPFTCQQCGKTFARKDNLNSHIRVHTGEKPFTCQECGKSFIQQGVLKVHMRIHTGEKPYTCQQCGKGFSHSLNLNIHMRVHTGEKPFTCQPCGKSFSQIGALKFHMRTHTGEKPFSCQQCGKSFRVKMKLKTHMKVHTGEKLFTCQECGVSFRVKKTFSSHMRVHASE comes from the coding sequence ATGCTAACGCACTTCATAGATGGCTGTTTTACATGCCAGCTGTGTGGAAGGAGATGCAAAAACTGGAGAGCGTTTGAGCATCACATGAAAATTCACACGGAAGAAAAACCTTTCAGCTGCCAACAGTGTCCAAAGACTTTTGCTCAAAAGGATAAACTCAAACTCCACTTGaaaattcacactggagaaaaacctttCAGCTGCCAACAGTGTCCAAAGACTTTTGCTCGAAAGGATAACCTCAACCTCCACATGaaagttcacactggagagaaaccattcacatgccaacagtgtggaaagactTTTGCTCGAAAAGATAATCTGAATAGCCACATAagagttcacaccggagagaagcctttcacCTGCCAagagtgtggaaagagcttcattCAACAAGGAgtccttaaagtccacatgaggattcacactggagaaaagccttaCACTTGCCAACAGTGCGGGAAGGGTTTTTCTCACTCTTTAAACCTTAATatccacatgagagttcacaccggAGAAAAGCCTTTTACATGTCAAccgtgtggaaagagtttcagtcaaaTAGGGGCCCTCAAGTtccacatgagaactcacactggagaaaaacccttCAGCTGCcagcagtgtggaaagagtttcagagtAAAAATGAAGCTTAAAACGCACATGAaagttcacaccggagagaaacttTTCACCTGCCAAGAGTGTGGAGTGAGTTTCAGAGTTAAAAAGACCTTTTCTTCCCACATGAGGGTTCATGCATCAGAGTGA